Within Trichoderma atroviride chromosome 2, complete sequence, the genomic segment CCAGCGACTGTGCACGCCGTCATTGGCCCGGTCGCAGGCCATCCCGGGACTGCAATCTGCCACTGGCCCATTCATTTCGTCACTCGCTGCGCATCTCAGTGGCTGGCTTATCGGCCAGCAAGTCCTACTCGTCGCTAGGCGTTGTGTGTAGATGAGCTGGGGGAGCACAAAAGGTCATGGCGGCGTGGCTGATCCTTTCCAAAGGCTCCTGGAGCGCCCATCACGCAGAGCAGAGTCTCCTCCGCAGTGTTGTGTATGTGGTCTGAGCCGTGGTGGCAGGTATGTAGTCCATGTGCTGTTCCTTTATGCGATGTGAATAGGTATTAATTGTAACTTGCCAAGCTGATCCGTATCCGTATCCATGTCCATATACTATAGTATCTCGTACAGCTGCGCAGACTatcaaacaaacaaaacaaagcaacTAGAATGTGAGACAAGGAAATATTATGCACAGGGCTGATTGCTTCACCCTTTCTACCATGACAAGCCCGGCCGGTCCCAACATCCCGTGCCTGACAGTCGAAATTGCGTCGTGTCACTCGTGTCAACCGGAAAACGAAACCCTAGGAAAGCACCAATTGGCGTAAtacgaagagagaaaacaaaaaggacAGCAAGCCAatcatcaatctcatcacTGCTCCTCTCCTTCATGTGCCCCTCCCTCGGCCCCGCCGTTGGAGCCCATGATTGAGTGGACGAATTCCTGGTATTTAAACACTTCACCCCGTCGTGCCGATAAGTGCGCATTCATGTTGCGGTTGAAGGCTCGCCGGCCCGTGAACCCCTCGACCACCTTGTCCACCTCTGCAGCGCTGAGTGCTGACTGCCCGGCTTCTGGCGGTGTGTTGAGCAGAGCATCCCTCAGCTCCGCCCAGTCGATCTGACCGCtgtcgtcctcgtcaaaggccgAAAACGCAGATAAGAGCTCGGTGTTTGGTGACAGCAGAGCCAAGGACTCCGCCAGCGAGTTGAGGAAAGCGGCTAGCGTGATGGTTTGCGGTTTCGACGGCGGAAAGAAGCGTCCTATGTCGGAGGAGCCTGAAGGGAGACCTTTGCTGCCAGTTAGAATCCACGGGATGGGATCGCGGGCGGAATTGAGCATCATTCGCCGGGGGTGGACAGGGTGGAACACAACACACCAAGCTGACCGAGCATGTCGGCAACGTCTTCTCTATTGACCACTCCGTCGCAGTCCCGATCCAAGATCTGAAATCCATCCCTCAATGTCCTAACTTGAGTCGGCTGAAGCTGTGAGAGAGCATTGCTACCGCCCAAGGAGCCGCCCACCGCCAGCTTTGACCCAGCCTTCCACGACGGTGGCGATGCCCTTGTAGGAGTAGTCATGGCTGgcgttttctcttcttccttggcctCAGATGGATCCCTGGTTGGCGTCGTTGGCCTCGCAAACCTCGACGTGCCGTTGGGTGttgtggcggcggctttggTAGGCGAAGTCGTGGGTGTTATGTGTCGGAGGGGTGAAGGCGAAGCCGGAGATTCGCCCCTTCGGAATGGAGAGTTTCGAACGCTGGGAGGCGATCCGAGGCCCAGGGGAGAGGGCTTGAACGTTGTCGAGATGGACTGGGGatagcaaagaagaaaggatTAGCAGATAAGCGAAACGGCAGATTCCAGACGGAACGGGGCAGCAGCCGTACCATAATGTAATCGGTAAAGGGATCTGTGCTGTGACGGTGCCCGCAATCGGTTGGCCAGCAAACGGTAGGCGGAGCTGCTCTGGGTACTTGGCTGAGGCACAGAATGCAGATGATCGTGAAAATGTCGTCAGAGATATGGGACCAGTGGATTGGCCCTGGATATGCTGTGAGAGGGGAGGTTAATGCATAACGGCATCTGCATCGAGACGCAGCCAAGTAAACAAATCCAGCTGCTGGCTCCGTTGTCAGGGTCACTTGCAGCAGTAGTGGTGTGGTGTGGCTGGTGGAGtgtggcggcagcagcgcgcTTGCACGTGTTGGGCTCTTCAGACGGCATGGCGGGAGCGTCTCAGCCACGCGAGTAGCGTCACCGCTAGACACCTCTAGACACCTCTCTGTTCTATTCTTCCCAGGCGCTAACACAGCGCCTCGCCCACTGGAAGAGAGCCTAGGATGCGCTAAGCGCTCTGAGAAACAGGCGCTGTAACAGGCACTAGCAGGAACGGCCCTCCAAGGCTCCAGGGCCTTGAATCACACAGCTCCACTCGCCTCAGTCCCCTACACCACATTTCCCCTTTTGGGTGACACTAACGTAAATACAGCAGCCCCTGTCTCGACTTTCTCCCAGGACGACTCGGCGCAAATGCTGCAGACGATGCTTCTAGGGCTCTCGCGATCGCTCGTCCGTCCATTGGCCTCTCCATCTGCTgattgccgctgctgctgggcccTCGGCGCGCGCGTGCCATTGCGACGCAGCTGCTACATGCGGGGtgacagcatcaccaccagcaccactAAAAAGTGTATTGCGCACCAACATACCCTGGCCGCGACCACAGCCATAGACCGCTCGAGCCAGATAGCTGTCCCTGCGCAATAAACGACGACGAATTCCGACGGCACGAATCCAAAGGCTCGGCCTCGACAGCCTGTAAGCTACATCCATACGATTGACGAGCTCCAGCTATACTTGGAGAAGCACGAGTCGAGACGGGCGATCCGGTATACAGGCGCAGCATCCCACGACACACTGGCCGGCGGAGGCATTTGaaccatggcggcggctctTCCCTACGCCTCTCGTTCAAACGGTGCAAGCAGCTCAAACGTTTCGCTGCCTCATCACCGCCGTACCTCGCTCTCCTCATTCCCCCCGTCGCGCTCTCCATCGCAAATGTCCTTTCACTCGCGCCCATCAAGGTCACCGCAGCCCCCCATGGCCGAAACCGACCGGACTTCGGACCCGAGCATGAAGTCCAAAGCTTCTTCCATCGGGCCATCTTCACAGCACTCGTCTCTCTCGGCAGCACGCCGAACGAACGAAGGGTCGTACCCTCAGAAGCGAGTTCGATCACAATATCCTCGTGGATCAGACGCCAACCATGTCGAGTACATCTTGGTGGCATCGTTTGATATTGACCGTGGTCCAGTCATGGAGCATCAGTACCCGGTCGCCATCACTGGGGATGAAAACATGTTGGCTGAGCTGATGCTTCCAGACCAGGCCCACGCGCGTAATCAGGATTGGACCATGTTCTTCCTCCACAAAGATTCATCGccagaagacgaagatgatgaacgCAAGGCTAaagcaaggagaagagctCGAAGGCAGAGGCGCCGAGATAAAGAAGCGGGGCTGGTCCCTGAGGGCGAGACTGAGTCTGAAGAAGATTCAGAGGGGAGCGAAGATGATttggatgaggacgacgacgagtccTCAGACGACGAGCCAGACGGTGCAGAGGGTCCCCCACTCATCTATGTGCTCAACTTGGTCAATACCAAGCACGATAAAACAGTGAAACGAGGAGCCATTGTCAAGGCGATGGCTATTTGCACGAGACATCCCTTTTTGCATATATACAAGGTATGTGGCCAATGCTACTCGATGTTTTGAGATTATATGTTGGGATTTGCAAACTAACTTCAACTGCTCTCGTGCAGCCGCTTCTACTCCTCGCGTTAGAGGAGTATTATAAATCACCAGTGCCTGAGACTCTATCCATGTTGTATGACGCGGTCAATAACATGGACTTGTCTCTTATGCCCAGGCTAAGCTTGCTTGAGAGAAACCTGTTGCTTGCAAGCGACAATAAAGACTTATTTGTCGAAAAGTTTGAGCGTATAATCCAGATGCGTATGACTGAGGAGAGGGCCGAAACCGCCACTGAGGGATCTGGCGAGATCACCAGCGGCATCTCGAGGGCCGGCACCAAGGCTCACGTCGAGGGCGGCGGGCAGTCGACGTATTCCGTGGCCAGAGATACCCATGAATTTGAGAGCAAGGTCATGTATAAGGGCATTCCTATCCCTATCAAAGTACCTACCGCTGTCATGCCGGAGACTGTGGGCGACTTCTCGCTCATCAAGTTGATACAAAACTTTTCAGAGGCTCATGCCAAGTCTCCGCAGCCGTTTCCACTACATCCCCACCTGACGACGAACGGAGTCAATACGCATCCCATCATTGTGCTGATCAACGGGCTACTCACCCAGAAAAGAGTCATTTTTCTGGGCCACAATATGCCTTCTGGGGATGTGGCTGAAGCGGTCCTTGCAGCATGTGCCCTTGTGTCTGGTGGCATCCTCCGGGGATTCACCCGGCATGCTTTCCCCTATACTGACTTGACGAAAGTCGAAGATCTGCTCAACGTGCCGGGGTTTATTGCTGGTGTTACCAATCCTACCTTTGAGCTTCATCCAGAATGGTGGGACGTCCTGTGCGATTTGCCCAGCGGCCGCATCAAGATTAGTAGCAAGATTGAGATGGCACCAGTTACTGAAGGGTTGATTTactttcagcagcagcatcccaGTCTCGCAAACACTGCCAGCGGAGTCTCCAATAATGCGCAGGACCTGACGGGCGACGCGGCCTTTATGTCGGACATTCTTAGGAGTATTGCGGCAAGGCACGGTGAGCGGGTCATCCGGGCGAAGTGGCGAGATTGGGTGAACAGATTCACGAGAATTGCGGCCCAGTTTGAAGAGAGTGTGTATAGCGCATCTGCTCTGTATATCGGAGGTCAAGACCAGGACCTGGCGTTGCCGGGGGCCAGTGGCCATGGATACGTGTGGGCGGACGATACTGCAAAGTTTAAGGAGCTGGCCGGCAATGTGACGAGAATTGAGGGCTGGCGTAACACACGCAGCTACTACAGCTATATTCAGGTAAACATCTCTTCCAAACACGACCCCTCGTACGCCCGTTTTGAATAATAACTAACCGAGTCATGATTTCAGGACCTCGCACGGATATACACTGTTCGTCCGTTAAAAGGGCTGGATTTGGCTCACATGCATGACCGTCTTCGCATGCAGCGCCTAACACCTTCACAGAGCAAAGACATCTACCTCACGCTATCCAAACATATCCACTCCTATGAGGAGATATGCCTGCTTCTCGACGTAGCGCCTGAGTCGCACGCCGGGCTGTTCTACATTGCGCTGGGGCTGTTCCACAAGGACCGCGAAGTGCGCATCAGGACGGCTGATTTGCTCGAGCGAATATCCGACCATGAAGCTGGGCAGCACTGGTGGAAGAGCCTCAGCCAGTTTGAGAAGTTGGCGTATAAGCGGATCCGTCGCGAGGCTGAGACGGAGATGAAGTTTAAGACGGAGAAGGAAGGGCTTGTTTTGAGTCCTGTtatggagaagatgattaGCTAATGTTCTCGTTGAATGGAGTTTTGCGTTGTgcgagcgagagagagtGAAAGAGAGGGTTAATCGCGGCATATTTTATCTGGGAACACacatatacctatatatcAGCGTGCATTGATGCAAGAAAGTATATGTTAGCGAGCAATGATGGGAGGATTATCTATTCTTAACTATGTCTGCTACTTTTATGGTTCTTATGCTTATTTTTCATTGATTTGGGCGCAGACTGCGGAAAGGTGCAACTGAATCGACGTGGGTACGACATCATGGAATATGTTCCCTTTATTTAATGACTTCTTTCTTTCAGGGGTTGTAAAGAGATGGAGGCTTTCTATATATGAAGATTTTGCTAAGAGTCTTAGAAACCTTCTTTCAGAGACATTTGTGAGATAATTACAGGCGTATTCTTCTTATAGCGTACTAGAATCATCCGTTCTGGGAATGTATTTTGAGTGCTCTTATACGTCGCATGTGTTGCTCATGTATAACAACAGAACTTGAACCAACTCGTCATTCTATCATATcatacaattttttttttactgacTAACTCTTTTCCTTCGTATCAATAAACTCTGATTCTCCGATGACACATAGGTACTTTCCTCAACAAATCATGCATGCCTTTTCATAGCTTTTCTTACAACAGACCCAGATGCTTAGCATGATGCTTAATGTGATCCTCGCCAAAAGtagagatgaagaagtaTGAGTGGTCGTAGCCCTGCAAACATTGATTAGCGTCCGCTCAGATTTTCAACTCAAAAACATAACGTACCTCCTGGTATCGCAGTTGCAGGCCCTCGATGCTCGTTGCTTTGACAGCCTCGGCAAAGTTCTCAGGCAGAAGCTGTCTCTGCTTGTAAAAATTATCGCCAGTGCCCTAGAATTTCCCCCTTAATTAGCATGCCTACAACAGACATCTTCTCATATAAAACATACCACGTCAAGCAGGGCATTCAGAGGCCCCTTCCAGTGCTTCACCAGCTCCGTCGCATCGTgcttcttccactcctccCTGTCCTTGCCGAGATACCCCGTAAAGGCCTTTTCTCCCCAGGGACACGCCGACGGGTTCGAAATGGGCGACCACGCGCTGACGCTCTGGTACTTGCCCGGGTTCTTGAGATACAGCGTCAGGGCGCCGTGCCCGCCCATGGAGTGGCCCGCAATGGACACGCGCTTGGGGTCCAGCTCCTTGAAGTGCGAGAAGACGACGTCGGGCAGCTCGTCGGTGATGTACGTCTCCATCTGGTAGTTCTTGGCCCACGGCTGCTGCGTGGCGTCGACGTAAAAGGACGcgccgctgccaaagtcCCAGGCGTCGTGCTCGCCCGGGTGGTCGGAGCCGCGCGGCGACGTGTCCGGGTAGAGCAGTGCCAGCTTGAGGGGCGCGGCGTGGGCGTGGAGGAAGCCCTTTTCGGTGACGTTGTCCGGGGTGCAGGTCAGGCCGGAGAGGTAGATGAG encodes:
- a CDS encoding uncharacterized protein (EggNog:ENOG41) — protein: MPSEEPNTCKRAAAATLHQPHHTTTAATYPGPIHWSHISDDIFTIICILCLSQVPRAAPPTVCWPTDCGHRHSTDPFTDYIMSISTTFKPSPLGLGSPPSVRNSPFRRGESPASPSPLRHITPTTSPTKAAATTPNGTSRFARPTTPTRDPSEAKEEEKTPAMTTPTRASPPSWKAGSKLAVGGSLGGSNALSQLQPTQVRTLRDGFQILDRDCDGVVNREDVADMLGQLGLPSGSSDIGRFFPPSKPQTITLAAFLNSLAESLALLSPNTELLSAFSAFDEDDSGQIDWAELRDALLNTPPEAGQSALSAAEVDKVVEGFTGRRAFNRNMNAHLSARRGEVFKYQEFVHSIMGSNGGAEGGAHEGEEQ
- a CDS encoding uncharacterized protein (EggNog:ENOG41~BUSCO:EOG092D2QY5); protein product: MAAALPYASRSNGASSSNVSLPHHRRTSLSSFPPSRSPSQMSFHSRPSRSPQPPMAETDRTSDPSMKSKASSIGPSSQHSSLSAARRTNEGSYPQKRVRSQYPRGSDANHVEYILVASFDIDRGPVMEHQYPVAITGDENMLAELMLPDQAHARNQDWTMFFLHKDSSPEDEDDERKAKARRRARRQRRRDKEAGLVPEGETESEEDSEGSEDDLDEDDDESSDDEPDGAEGPPLIYVLNLVNTKHDKTVKRGAIVKAMAICTRHPFLHIYKPLLLLALEEYYKSPVPETLSMLYDAVNNMDLSLMPRLSLLERNLLLASDNKDLFVEKFERIIQMRMTEERAETATEGSGEITSGISRAGTKAHVEGGGQSTYSVARDTHEFESKVMYKGIPIPIKVPTAVMPETVGDFSLIKLIQNFSEAHAKSPQPFPLHPHLTTNGVNTHPIIVLINGLLTQKRVIFLGHNMPSGDVAEAVLAACALVSGGILRGFTRHAFPYTDLTKVEDLLNVPGFIAGVTNPTFELHPEWWDVLCDLPSGRIKISSKIEMAPVTEGLIYFQQQHPSLANTASGVSNNAQDLTGDAAFMSDILRSIAARHGERVIRAKWRDWVNRFTRIAAQFEESVYSASALYIGGQDQDLALPGASGHGYVWADDTAKFKELAGNVTRIEGWRNTRSYYSYIQDLARIYTVRPLKGLDLAHMHDRLRMQRLTPSQSKDIYLTLSKHIHSYEEICLLLDVAPESHAGLFYIALGLFHKDREVRIRTADLLERISDHEAGQHWWKSLSQFEKLAYKRIRREAETEMKFKTEKEGLVLSPVMEKMIS
- a CDS encoding uncharacterized protein (CAZy:CE1~MEROPS:MER0043126) — protein: MADITTNATIHSFGGRFLKLTHQSSLTGGPMNFTLFLPAGISASDPAPLLIYLSGLTCTPDNVTEKGFLHAHAAPLKLALLYPDTSPRGSDHPGEHDAWDFGSGASFYVDATQQPWAKNYQMETYITDELPDVVFSHFKELDPKRVSIAGHSMGGHGALTLYLKNPGKYQSVSAWSPISNPSACPWGEKAFTGYLGKDREEWKKHDATELVKHWKGPLNALLDVGTGDNFYKQRQLLPENFAEAVKATSIEGLQLRYQEGYDHSYFFISTFGEDHIKHHAKHLGLL